The Gemella massiliensis genome contains a region encoding:
- a CDS encoding glycine--tRNA ligase, with the protein MEKILSLAKNRGFVFQGSEIYGGLANTWDYGPLGVELKNNVKKAWWKKFIQESPYNVGLDAAIFMNPRTWEASGHIGNFSDPMMDCKICKSRLRADKLIEEYYFSEKNEDVIVDGLPFEELENIIKREHIKCPECNGHDFTNIRQFNLMFKTNQGVVENATSQIYLRPETAQGIFVNFKNVQRSMRKKLPFGIGQIGKSFRNEITPGNFIFRTREFEQMELEFFCQPGEDLEWHSFWRNYCEKWLLDLGMTKENIRLRDHEKEELSHYSNATTDIEYKFPFGWGELWGVADRTDYDLKQHMEYSGQDLSYQDLSTKEKYIPYCIEPSVGVDRVLLAFLCDAYNEEQVGENDTRTVLKFHPVLAPFKAAVLPLSKKLSNKAEEIYKELSTDFMVDFDETGSIGKRYRRQDEVGTPFCITYDFESENDGMVTIRDRDTMEQTRLPISELKEYISKKIKF; encoded by the coding sequence ATGGAAAAAATTTTATCATTAGCAAAAAATAGAGGTTTTGTATTTCAGGGTTCTGAAATTTATGGCGGTTTAGCTAATACATGGGATTATGGTCCGCTTGGTGTTGAATTGAAAAACAATGTAAAAAAAGCATGGTGGAAAAAATTTATACAAGAATCACCATATAATGTAGGATTAGATGCTGCTATTTTCATGAATCCACGTACTTGGGAAGCATCGGGGCACATTGGTAATTTTAGTGATCCGATGATGGATTGTAAAATTTGTAAATCAAGATTACGAGCTGATAAGTTAATTGAAGAATACTACTTTAGTGAAAAAAATGAAGATGTAATTGTAGACGGATTACCATTTGAAGAATTGGAAAATATTATAAAACGTGAACATATTAAATGTCCTGAGTGTAACGGACATGATTTTACAAATATAAGACAGTTTAATCTTATGTTTAAAACAAATCAAGGTGTTGTAGAAAATGCGACAAGTCAAATTTATTTGCGCCCGGAAACCGCACAAGGAATTTTTGTTAATTTCAAAAATGTTCAACGTAGTATGCGTAAAAAACTTCCGTTTGGTATTGGGCAAATCGGTAAATCATTTCGTAATGAAATCACACCCGGTAATTTTATTTTCAGAACTCGTGAGTTTGAACAAATGGAACTTGAATTTTTCTGCCAGCCCGGTGAAGATTTAGAGTGGCATTCTTTCTGGCGTAATTATTGTGAAAAATGGTTACTAGACCTAGGAATGACAAAAGAGAATATTCGTTTGCGTGATCATGAAAAAGAAGAATTATCACATTACTCAAATGCAACAACCGATATAGAGTATAAATTCCCATTTGGCTGGGGAGAACTTTGGGGTGTTGCCGATAGAACAGATTATGATTTAAAACAACATATGGAATATTCAGGTCAAGATTTATCATATCAAGATTTATCAACAAAAGAAAAGTATATTCCATATTGTATAGAACCGTCTGTTGGTGTTGATAGAGTTTTATTAGCGTTTTTATGCGATGCGTATAATGAAGAACAGGTTGGAGAAAATGATACTCGCACAGTGCTTAAATTTCATCCGGTACTAGCACCGTTCAAAGCGGCTGTATTGCCACTTTCTAAAAAATTAAGTAATAAAGCTGAGGAAATATATAAAGAATTATCAACTGATTTTATGGTAGATTTTGATGAAACGGGTTCTATAGGTAAACGTTACAGACGACAAGATGAAGTAGGAACTCCGTTTTGTATAACATATGATTTCGAATCAGAAAATGATGGAATGGTTACAATTCGTGATCGTGATACTATGGAA
- a CDS encoding ABC-F family ATP-binding cassette domain-containing protein, with product MLQVTNLSLRFADRKLFEDVNIKFTNGNCYGLIGANGAGKTTFLKLLSGELDSQQGHVSLGKGERLAVLRQNHFAYEENQVIDVVMMGHEKLWSVLNRKNEIYMKDPFTEEDGIIAAELEGEFAEMDGWNAESDAAQLLEGLGIGVEYHHVFMGELDNAIKVKVLLAQALFGNPDVLLLDEPTNGLDISAIKWLEEFLINFENTVIVVSHDRHFLNNICTHICDLDFGKIQLYVGNYDFWYHSSQLARRMAEDSNKKKEEQIKELQDFIARFSANASKSKQATSRKKMLEKITLEDIKPSSRRYPFVRFTPDREIGNDLLIVDGVSKTIDGKKILNNISFVANPNDKVILLGDEMAKTTLLKILAGELEPDSGTVKWGITTSRSYMPKDNTEYFEGLKLSLVEWLRQYASPEEESEAYLRSFLGRMLFSGEEALKKAHVLSGGEKMRCMLSKMMLSKANVILLDEPTNHLDLESITAVNEGIIQFKGSVFFTSHDYEFIQTIANRVIELTPDGVINKEMDYENYLRFKGIIE from the coding sequence ATGTTACAAGTAACAAATTTAAGTTTACGTTTTGCAGATAGAAAACTGTTTGAAGATGTTAATATTAAATTTACAAATGGTAATTGTTATGGTCTTATTGGAGCTAACGGAGCGGGCAAGACAACATTTTTAAAATTACTTTCGGGAGAGCTTGATTCTCAGCAAGGGCATGTATCATTAGGAAAAGGAGAACGCCTTGCGGTATTACGTCAAAATCACTTTGCCTATGAGGAAAATCAAGTTATCGATGTTGTAATGATGGGGCATGAGAAATTATGGAGTGTTTTGAATCGAAAAAACGAAATCTACATGAAAGATCCGTTTACTGAAGAAGACGGTATTATTGCTGCAGAACTTGAAGGAGAATTTGCGGAGATGGACGGTTGGAATGCTGAAAGTGATGCTGCTCAATTATTAGAAGGTCTTGGAATTGGTGTTGAATATCATCATGTGTTTATGGGAGAATTAGATAATGCGATTAAGGTAAAAGTATTATTGGCACAGGCATTATTTGGTAATCCGGATGTATTGTTACTTGATGAGCCGACCAACGGTCTTGATATCAGTGCTATAAAATGGTTGGAAGAATTTCTAATTAATTTTGAAAATACGGTTATCGTAGTCAGTCATGATAGACATTTCCTAAATAATATCTGTACTCATATCTGTGATTTAGATTTTGGTAAAATTCAACTATATGTTGGTAATTATGACTTTTGGTATCATTCAAGTCAATTAGCACGTCGTATGGCAGAAGATTCTAATAAGAAAAAAGAAGAGCAAATTAAGGAACTTCAGGATTTTATCGCCCGTTTTTCTGCAAATGCTTCAAAATCAAAACAAGCAACCAGCAGAAAAAAAATGTTGGAAAAAATTACACTTGAGGATATTAAGCCAAGTAGTCGACGTTATCCATTCGTTCGCTTTACACCGGATAGAGAAATTGGTAATGATTTATTAATTGTTGATGGTGTTAGTAAAACAATTGACGGTAAAAAAATATTAAACAATATTAGTTTTGTAGCAAATCCAAACGATAAAGTTATTTTATTAGGTGATGAAATGGCAAAAACTACGCTGTTAAAAATTTTAGCCGGTGAACTAGAACCGGATAGCGGGACTGTAAAATGGGGTATTACAACATCACGTAGTTATATGCCAAAGGATAATACAGAATATTTTGAGGGATTAAAACTTTCGTTAGTTGAGTGGTTACGACAATATGCTTCACCGGAAGAAGAATCAGAGGCTTACTTACGTTCATTTTTAGGAAGAATGTTGTTCTCGGGTGAAGAAGCATTGAAAAAAGCTCATGTGTTATCAGGTGGAGAGAAAATGCGTTGTATGTTATCTAAAATGATGTTATCAAAAGCTAATGTTATTTTACTTGATGAACCAACCAACCATCTCGATTTGGAATCAATTACAGCTGTTAATGAAGGAATTATACAGTTTAAAGGTTCTGTATTTTTTACATCACATGATTATGAGTTTATTCAAACAATTGCCAATAGAGTAATAGAGTTGACACCGGATGGGGTCATTAATAAAGAGATGGATTATGAAAACTACTTAAGATTTAAAGGTATAATAGAATAA
- the rbfA gene encoding 30S ribosome-binding factor RbfA: protein MSEVRVNRLAEQIKKEITYVLTTKVKNHNLGFVTVTEVVLTGDYSQAKVYYTVLGGEKEKEKTKNSLAKIKGFVKSEVAKKIKIRKFPEFIFEYDTTSEYALHIENLIASVSKKEENK, encoded by the coding sequence ATGTCAGAAGTAAGGGTCAACAGACTTGCCGAGCAAATCAAAAAAGAAATTACTTATGTATTGACCACAAAAGTAAAAAATCATAACTTAGGATTTGTAACTGTAACAGAAGTTGTTTTGACAGGAGATTACTCTCAAGCTAAAGTTTATTACACTGTATTAGGTGGAGAAAAAGAGAAAGAAAAAACAAAAAATTCTCTTGCAAAAATTAAAGGTTTTGTAAAAAGTGAAGTAGCAAAAAAAATAAAAATAAGAAAATTTCCAGAATTTATTTTTGAATACGATACAACAAGTGAGTATGCACTCCACATTGAAAATTTAATTGCAAGTGTTAGTAAAAAAGAAGAAAATAAATAA